A window of Xiphophorus hellerii strain 12219 chromosome 19, Xiphophorus_hellerii-4.1, whole genome shotgun sequence contains these coding sequences:
- the LOC116708533 gene encoding 5-hydroxytryptamine receptor 1D-like, producing the protein MENVTENNATAAPWTEAKLLSLQVSLYVLLGVVTLVTALSNAFVIATIFLTRKLHTPANFLIGSLAITDLLVSILVMPISIVYTVTKTWSLGQIVCDIWLSSDITFCTASILHLCVIALDRYWAITDALEYSKHRTMRRAAMMVAVVWVISISISMPPLFWRQAKAQGELTECVVNTEKISYTLYSTFGAFYVPTVLLVILYGRIYVAARSRIFKTPASGKRFTTAQLIQTSAGSSLCSLNSASHQDAHLHAGNTGGGGGGGSPVFMNSVKVKLADSVLERKRLCAARERKATKTLGIILGAFIVCWLPFFVSTLVNAICTTCWFSPVLFDLFTWLGYLNSLINPVIYTAFNDDFKQAFHKLMKCRRSF; encoded by the coding sequence ATGGAAAACGTCACGGAAAACAACGCGACAGCGGCGCCCTGGACCGAGGCCAAGCTGCTCAGCCTGCAGGTCTCCCTCTACGTGCTGCTAGGCGTCGTTACCTTGGTAACCGCGCTCTCCAACGCCTTCGTCATAGCCACCATCTTCCTGACCAGAAAGCTCCACACGCCGGCCAACTTCCTGATCGGGTCTCTGGCCATCACGGACCTGCTGGTGTCCATCCTGGTGATGCCGATCAGCATCGTGTACACCGTGACCAAAACATGGTCGCTCGGTCAGATTGTTTGCGACATCTGGCTCTCCTCTGACATCACCTTCTGCACCGCCTCCATTTTGCACCTGTGCGTCATCGCGCTGGACCGCTACTGGGCCATCACGGACGCGCTGGAGTACTCCAAGCACCGCACGATGCGCAGGGCGGCCATGATGGTGGCGGTCGTTTGGGTGATCTCCATTTCCATTTCCATGCCGCCGCTCTTCTGGCGGCAGGCCAAAGCGCAGGGCGAGCTGACGGAGTGCGTGGTGAACACGGAGAAGATCTCCTACACCCTGTACTCCACCTTTGGTGCCTTCTACGTCCCCACTGTGCTTCTCGTCATCCTCTACGGGAGGATCTACGTTGCGGCGCGCTCACGCATCTTCAAGACGCCGGCATCCGGGAAGCGCTTCACCACGGCGCAGCTCATCCAGACCTCCGCGGGGTCTTCGCTCTGCTCTCTGAACTCCGCCTCCCACCAGGACGCGCACCTGCACGCTGGAAACACAGGTGGAGGCGGAGGCGGAGGCTCACCTGTGTTCATGAACAGCGTGAAGGTGAAGCTGGCGGACAGCGTGCTGGAGAGGAAACGCCTATGCGCGGCGCGGGAGCGCAAAGCGACCAAGACGCTGGGCATCATCCTGGGCGCCTTCATCGTCTGCTGGCTGCCGTTCTTCGTCAGCACGCTGGTCAACGCCATCTGCACGACGTGCTGGTTCAGTCCGGTTCTGTTCGACCTCTTCACCTGGCTGGGATACCTGAACTCGCTCATCAACCCGGTCATCTACACGGCGTTCAATGACGACTTCAAGCAGGCTTTCCACAAGCTCATGAAGTGCAGACGGAGCTTTTAG